The following are encoded together in the Paludisphaera mucosa genome:
- a CDS encoding 3-oxoacyl-ACP synthase III, whose amino-acid sequence MKYQNVFVEAFGYEVAPVVVSSAELEERLAPVYDRLHLNVGQLEALTGIVERRWWEVGHRVSDGAVVAASRALEAADLPADKVEAVVYGGVCREHYEPATACRVASELSVNPGAVVHDVSNACLGVIDGMIDVANRIELGQIRAGLVVACETAREINDVMIARMLQNPTMDFFKHALATLTGGSGAVAVLLTDASLSRSKRRRLLGGAVRTAPQHHELCRWGVEDADPATPGLLRAFTSTDSAAVLSHGVELGVKTWQAFLGSLGWIKEKVDRVICHQVGGSHRDAILRSIGVPIEKDFSTFAYLGNMGTVALPLTAAIAEDRGVLRPGDRTAFLGIGSGLNCLMLGLEW is encoded by the coding sequence ATGAAATATCAGAACGTCTTCGTGGAGGCGTTCGGCTACGAGGTCGCCCCGGTGGTCGTCTCGTCGGCCGAGCTGGAAGAGCGGCTCGCGCCGGTGTACGACCGGCTGCACCTCAACGTCGGCCAGCTCGAGGCCCTGACCGGGATCGTCGAGCGGCGCTGGTGGGAGGTGGGCCACCGCGTCTCCGACGGCGCGGTCGTCGCGGCCTCGCGGGCGCTCGAGGCGGCCGACCTGCCGGCCGACAAGGTCGAGGCCGTGGTCTACGGCGGCGTCTGCCGCGAGCACTACGAGCCCGCCACGGCCTGCCGGGTTGCGTCGGAGCTGTCCGTCAACCCGGGGGCCGTCGTCCACGACGTGAGCAACGCCTGCCTCGGGGTGATCGACGGCATGATCGACGTCGCCAATCGGATCGAGCTGGGCCAGATCCGCGCGGGGCTCGTCGTGGCCTGCGAGACGGCCCGCGAGATCAACGACGTGATGATCGCGCGGATGCTCCAGAACCCCACGATGGACTTCTTCAAGCACGCCCTGGCGACGCTGACCGGCGGTTCGGGGGCCGTCGCCGTGCTGCTGACCGACGCCTCGCTCTCGCGCTCGAAGCGGCGACGGCTGCTCGGCGGCGCGGTGCGCACGGCCCCGCAGCACCACGAGCTTTGCCGCTGGGGCGTCGAGGACGCCGACCCGGCGACGCCCGGCCTGCTCCGCGCGTTCACGTCGACCGACTCCGCCGCCGTCCTGAGCCACGGAGTCGAGCTGGGGGTCAAGACCTGGCAGGCGTTCCTGGGCAGCCTGGGCTGGATCAAGGAGAAGGTCGACCGCGTGATCTGCCACCAGGTGGGGGGCTCGCACCGCGACGCCATCCTGCGGTCGATCGGGGTGCCGATCGAGAAGGACTTCTCGACGTTCGCCTACCTCGGCAACATGGGGACCGTGGCCCTGCCCCTGACCGCCGCCATCGCCGAGGACCGCGGCGTCCTCCGCCCCGGCGATCGGACCGCGTTCCTGGGGATCGGCAGCGGTTTGAACTGCCTGATGCTGGGGTTGGAGTGGTGA
- a CDS encoding alpha/beta fold hydrolase, which yields MTTTAALRTSSPELSAFLAAHPGRDWKRDGIRQHYLDEGHGPPVVMVHGNPTWSFYYRRLVEALSPTHRAIVPDHIGCGLSDKPDDSRYRYTLESRVDDLERLLDHLGVRERVSLVVHDWGGMIGTAYAARHPERIAKMVVMNTAGFHMPAAKSFPWALHVCRDTPLGAWTVRGLNAFARGTAWIGCKNERMPRSLRDAYAAPYDDWSNRIAIHRFVQDIPLRPGDRAYDLVSWVQDRLPLLAEVPMLLAWGMKDFVFDEPFLKEWERRFPAAEVHRYPNAGHYVLEDEAASLVPRIRDFLAGTGTRPTGGRADGSEG from the coding sequence ATGACGACGACGGCCGCGCTTCGCACTTCGAGCCCCGAATTGTCCGCGTTCCTCGCCGCCCACCCCGGCCGCGACTGGAAGCGCGACGGGATCCGCCAGCACTACCTCGACGAGGGCCATGGACCGCCGGTCGTGATGGTCCACGGCAACCCGACTTGGTCGTTCTATTATCGCCGGCTGGTCGAGGCGCTCAGCCCGACCCACCGCGCAATCGTCCCCGACCACATCGGCTGCGGCCTCTCCGACAAGCCCGACGACTCGCGGTACCGCTACACCCTGGAGAGCCGCGTCGACGACCTGGAACGCCTGCTCGACCACCTTGGCGTCCGCGAACGCGTCTCGCTCGTCGTCCACGATTGGGGCGGGATGATCGGGACCGCCTACGCCGCTCGGCACCCCGAGCGGATCGCGAAGATGGTCGTCATGAACACGGCCGGCTTCCACATGCCGGCCGCCAAGTCGTTCCCCTGGGCGCTCCACGTCTGCCGCGACACGCCCCTGGGCGCCTGGACGGTCCGAGGCCTGAACGCCTTCGCACGCGGCACGGCCTGGATCGGCTGCAAGAACGAGCGGATGCCGCGGTCGCTCCGCGACGCCTACGCCGCGCCTTACGACGACTGGTCCAACCGCATCGCCATCCACCGTTTCGTCCAGGACATCCCGCTCCGCCCCGGCGACCGGGCGTACGACCTGGTGAGCTGGGTCCAGGACCGCCTTCCGCTGCTCGCGGAGGTCCCGATGCTCCTGGCCTGGGGTATGAAGGATTTCGTCTTCGACGAGCCGTTCCTCAAAGAGTGGGAGCGTCGCTTCCCGGCCGCCGAGGTCCACCGCTACCCGAACGCCGGCCATTACGTCCTGGAAGACGAGGCCGCGAGCCTGGTCCCCCGGATCCGGGACTTCCTGGCCGGGACCGGAACCAGGCCGACGGGGGGGCGAGCCGATGGCTCCGAGGGCTGA
- a CDS encoding fatty acid CoA ligase family protein, producing the protein MAPRADAVVEGRPGASTNIAGRLHDIALLQPHRAAVVVPQGRGAAGKMRYAHFTFRQLDADSDALAAGLIADGVERGTRAAVMVPPGLDFFALVFGLFKAGVVPVLIDPGMGLRSLGQCMDEAEPALFIGIGKALVARRLLGWGGRTVHRTILAGRGGRLPILRGRSLDDLRSRGRAAIAGGHVAAPVMRGVRGDEPAAILFTSGSTGPPKGAVYTHAIFEAQVACFRNLYDIRPGEVDLCTFPLFALFAPALGMTSVVPRMNPTRPAKVEPASLFEAVDDFGPTNLFGSPALLKRVGPAGVAAEMKLPTLRRVVTAGAPSSPRVLETFARLLAPPAQVFTPYGATESLPVASIGSDEILGETRHETDRGRGVCVGFPCSTVQVRIIRIDDGPIATWSDDLETAQGEIGEVVVSGPVVTREYFGRPEATALAKIADPERGTFHHRMGDVGYLDDRGRLWFCGRKSHRVVLVDETLFTICCEGVFNAHPDVARTALVGVDRPSGRVPVLCVEPARRLGRRDRARVRDELTALGAEHEHTRKIKTILFHRSFPVDIRHNSKIFREKLAAWAAGKTP; encoded by the coding sequence ATGGCTCCGAGGGCTGACGCGGTCGTCGAAGGCAGGCCCGGCGCCTCGACCAACATCGCGGGCCGGCTCCACGACATCGCCCTGCTCCAGCCGCACCGCGCTGCGGTCGTGGTCCCGCAGGGCCGGGGCGCGGCGGGGAAGATGCGCTACGCGCACTTCACCTTCCGCCAGCTCGACGCCGACAGCGACGCCCTCGCCGCCGGCCTGATCGCCGACGGCGTCGAGCGGGGGACGCGTGCGGCCGTGATGGTGCCCCCCGGCCTGGATTTCTTCGCCCTGGTCTTCGGCCTGTTCAAGGCGGGCGTCGTCCCGGTCCTGATCGACCCGGGGATGGGTCTCAGGAGCCTCGGCCAGTGCATGGACGAGGCCGAGCCTGCGCTCTTCATCGGCATCGGCAAGGCCCTGGTCGCCCGCCGCCTGCTGGGATGGGGCGGCCGCACCGTGCATCGGACGATCCTCGCGGGCCGCGGCGGTCGCCTGCCGATTCTCCGCGGGCGATCGCTCGACGACCTGCGCTCGCGCGGGCGCGCCGCAATCGCCGGCGGCCACGTCGCTGCCCCGGTCATGCGGGGCGTCCGCGGCGACGAGCCGGCGGCCATCCTGTTCACCAGCGGGAGCACCGGCCCGCCCAAGGGGGCGGTCTACACGCACGCGATCTTCGAGGCCCAGGTCGCCTGTTTTCGGAACCTCTACGACATCCGGCCCGGCGAGGTCGACCTCTGCACCTTCCCGCTCTTCGCCCTCTTCGCCCCCGCCCTGGGGATGACTTCGGTGGTGCCGCGGATGAACCCGACGCGGCCGGCGAAGGTCGAGCCCGCCAGCCTGTTCGAGGCGGTCGACGACTTCGGGCCCACGAACCTGTTCGGCTCGCCGGCGCTGCTGAAGCGAGTCGGACCGGCGGGCGTGGCCGCGGAGATGAAGCTGCCGACCTTGCGGCGGGTCGTCACGGCCGGCGCCCCGTCCTCGCCCCGGGTGCTGGAGACGTTCGCCCGGCTGCTCGCCCCCCCCGCGCAGGTCTTCACGCCCTACGGCGCGACGGAGTCGCTCCCGGTCGCCTCGATCGGCAGCGATGAGATCCTCGGCGAGACTCGTCACGAAACCGATCGGGGCCGCGGCGTCTGCGTCGGCTTCCCCTGCTCGACGGTCCAGGTCCGCATCATCCGCATCGACGACGGCCCGATCGCGACCTGGAGCGACGACCTGGAGACGGCCCAGGGCGAGATCGGCGAAGTCGTCGTCTCGGGCCCCGTCGTCACCCGGGAGTACTTCGGCCGCCCCGAGGCCACCGCCCTCGCCAAGATCGCCGACCCCGAGCGTGGGACGTTCCACCACCGGATGGGGGACGTCGGCTACCTTGACGATCGCGGCCGGCTCTGGTTCTGCGGCCGGAAGTCGCATCGGGTCGTGCTGGTCGACGAGACGCTCTTCACGATCTGCTGCGAGGGGGTGTTCAACGCCCACCCCGACGTGGCCCGCACCGCGCTCGTCGGGGTCGACCGGCCTTCGGGCAGGGTCCCGGTCCTCTGCGTCGAGCCGGCCCGTCGCCTCGGCCGGAGGGATCGCGCCCGGGTCCGCGACGAACTGACGGCCTTGGGCGCGGAGCACGAGCACACGCGGAAGATCAAGACGATCCTGTTCCACCGCTCGTTCCCGGTCGACATCCGCCACAATTCCAAGATCTTCCGCGAGAAGCTGGCGGCGTGGGCCGCGGGGAAGACGCCATGA
- a CDS encoding NAD-dependent epimerase/dehydratase family protein encodes MSLDPDRPVLVTGGGGFLGSAVVAMLRERGQPVRSLTRRHYPRLDALGAEQVEGDVADVATVDRAAAGCQAVFHVAAKAGLWGPEHEYRRTNVVGTENVLAACRKHGVRKAVYTSSPSVVFHGTDLEGVDESVPYPDHYEAAYPETKAIAERLVLEANDEALATVVLRPHLIWGPGDNNILPRIYARARANRLFRIGRRNPLIDLTYIDNAAAAHLLAADKLDVGSAIAGKVYFIAQGQPVPLWDMVDRFLEIAHLPPVRRTVPRGLAIAIGRALEGVYRTFRLKGEPRMTRFLAHELSTAHWYNLEAARRDLGYAPHVGIEEGLRRLAASLHEGPPAT; translated from the coding sequence ATGAGCCTCGATCCCGACCGGCCCGTGCTGGTCACCGGCGGCGGCGGATTCCTCGGCTCGGCCGTGGTCGCGATGCTCCGCGAACGCGGCCAGCCCGTGAGATCCCTGACGCGGAGGCATTACCCGCGCCTCGACGCCCTGGGGGCCGAGCAGGTCGAGGGCGACGTCGCGGACGTCGCGACGGTCGACCGCGCCGCGGCAGGTTGCCAGGCCGTCTTCCACGTCGCGGCCAAGGCGGGCCTCTGGGGCCCCGAGCACGAATACCGCCGCACCAACGTCGTCGGCACCGAGAACGTCCTCGCCGCCTGCCGCAAGCACGGCGTCCGCAAGGCGGTCTACACCAGCTCGCCGAGCGTCGTCTTCCACGGCACCGACCTCGAAGGGGTCGACGAGTCGGTCCCCTACCCCGACCATTACGAGGCCGCTTACCCCGAGACGAAGGCCATCGCCGAAAGGCTCGTGCTGGAGGCGAACGACGAGGCCCTGGCGACCGTGGTCCTCCGGCCGCATCTGATCTGGGGGCCCGGCGACAACAACATCCTGCCGCGGATCTACGCCCGCGCCCGCGCCAATCGGCTCTTCCGGATCGGCCGTCGTAACCCCCTGATCGACCTGACTTACATCGACAACGCCGCCGCGGCGCACCTGCTCGCGGCCGACAAGCTCGACGTGGGCTCGGCGATCGCCGGCAAGGTGTACTTCATCGCCCAGGGGCAGCCGGTGCCGCTCTGGGACATGGTCGACCGCTTCCTGGAGATCGCCCACCTGCCTCCGGTGAGGCGGACCGTCCCGCGCGGCCTGGCGATCGCGATCGGCAGGGCCCTCGAGGGCGTCTACCGGACCTTCCGGCTCAAAGGCGAGCCCAGGATGACCCGGTTCCTCGCCCACGAGCTGTCCACGGCCCATTGGTACAACCTCGAAGCCGCGCGCCGAGACCTCGGCTACGCCCCCCACGTCGGCATCGAGGAAGGCCTGCGCCGGCTCGCCGCCTCGCTGCACGAAGGCCCGCCCGCGACTTGA
- a CDS encoding Tm-1-like ATP-binding domain-containing protein, which translates to MQPAVYAIATMDTKGRELQFVAERLREAGVAVRTVDVGTQHEPQATPDLSLRKLFPPPHKAESGGPSSRADAVSAASKVLTGFLVAEHGLGRVAGVVGIGGSGGTALITPAMRALPIGLPKLMVSTVASGDVSAYVGCSDLVMTPSVVDVAGLNVVSRTVLANAAHAMAGMVREFRPVKVERPALGLTMFGLTTPCVDAARVALEALGYDPLAFHATGVGGRAMENLVASGMIQGVLDVTTTEVADYFMGGIFPCVEDRFEAQITAGVPCVLSLGALDMVNFGALDTVPEKYRGRRLHRHNDQITLMRTTPEENRRMGRWIGAKLNGWKTPVALLIPEHGLSGLDAPGQPFHDPEADAALLEAIEEVVVPTEDRAIQRCPRHINDPEFAQALVQAFLTLAGRVRD; encoded by the coding sequence ATGCAGCCGGCCGTCTATGCGATCGCCACGATGGACACCAAGGGCCGCGAGCTGCAGTTCGTCGCCGAGCGCCTCCGCGAGGCCGGCGTCGCGGTCCGCACCGTCGACGTCGGCACCCAGCACGAACCCCAGGCGACGCCCGACCTCTCCCTTCGCAAGCTTTTCCCCCCGCCGCACAAGGCCGAATCAGGTGGGCCTTCCAGCCGGGCCGACGCCGTCTCGGCCGCGTCGAAGGTCCTCACGGGCTTCCTCGTCGCCGAGCACGGCCTGGGACGGGTCGCGGGGGTCGTCGGGATCGGCGGCAGCGGCGGGACCGCGCTCATCACGCCGGCGATGCGGGCCCTGCCGATCGGGCTGCCGAAGCTCATGGTCTCGACCGTCGCCAGCGGCGACGTCTCGGCCTACGTCGGCTGCAGCGACCTGGTCATGACGCCATCGGTCGTCGACGTGGCCGGCCTGAACGTCGTCTCGCGGACGGTGCTCGCCAACGCCGCGCACGCGATGGCGGGGATGGTCCGGGAATTCAGGCCCGTGAAGGTCGAACGTCCCGCACTCGGCCTCACGATGTTCGGTCTCACCACGCCGTGCGTGGACGCCGCACGCGTGGCCCTGGAGGCGCTCGGCTACGATCCCCTGGCCTTCCACGCGACCGGGGTCGGCGGCCGCGCGATGGAGAACCTCGTCGCTTCCGGGATGATTCAAGGGGTCCTCGACGTCACCACCACGGAGGTCGCGGACTACTTCATGGGCGGAATCTTCCCCTGCGTCGAGGATCGATTCGAAGCTCAGATTACGGCGGGCGTCCCCTGCGTCCTGAGCCTCGGCGCGCTCGACATGGTGAACTTCGGCGCGCTGGACACGGTCCCCGAGAAGTATCGCGGCCGGCGGCTCCATCGCCACAACGACCAGATCACGCTCATGCGGACGACGCCCGAGGAGAACCGCCGGATGGGCCGCTGGATCGGCGCCAAGTTGAACGGCTGGAAGACCCCGGTCGCGCTGCTGATCCCGGAGCATGGCCTGTCGGGCCTCGACGCTCCCGGCCAGCCATTCCACGACCCGGAAGCCGACGCCGCCCTTCTCGAGGCGATCGAGGAGGTCGTCGTGCCGACCGAAGATCGGGCGATCCAGAGGTGCCCGCGGCACATCAACGATCCGGAGTTCGCCCAGGCGCTCGTGCAAGCCTTCCTGACGCTTGCAGGCCGGGTGCGTGATTGA
- a CDS encoding phosphoenolpyruvate hydrolase family protein — protein sequence MAESRATILERFRKKVDAGLPIVGGGAGTGLSAKCEEAGGIDLIVIYNSGRFRMAGRGSLAGLMPYGNANAIVKEMAYEVLTAVKTTPVVAGVCASDPFLLLDPFLAELKTLGFAGVQNFPTVGLIDGVFRANLEETGMGFGLEIDCIRRAHELDLLTTPYAFDTDQARALTEAGADVIVAHMGLTTKGSIGAKTARSLDDCVREVEAIVAASRSVRPDVFVLCHGGPIAMPDDARYVLDRVAGLDGFYGASSMERLPTEEAVARQTRDFMSLRLRRDRETA from the coding sequence ATGGCCGAGTCTCGTGCGACGATCCTGGAACGGTTCCGGAAGAAGGTGGACGCCGGCCTGCCCATCGTGGGCGGGGGCGCGGGGACGGGTCTGAGCGCCAAGTGCGAGGAGGCCGGCGGGATCGACTTGATCGTGATCTACAACTCGGGCCGGTTCCGCATGGCCGGCCGGGGATCGCTCGCCGGCCTCATGCCGTACGGCAACGCCAACGCCATCGTCAAGGAGATGGCCTACGAGGTCCTGACCGCGGTCAAGACGACTCCGGTCGTCGCCGGCGTCTGCGCGAGCGACCCGTTCCTTTTGCTGGACCCGTTCCTCGCCGAGTTGAAGACCCTGGGCTTCGCCGGGGTGCAGAACTTCCCGACCGTCGGCCTGATCGACGGCGTCTTCCGCGCCAATCTCGAGGAGACGGGGATGGGCTTCGGCCTGGAGATCGACTGCATCCGTCGCGCCCACGAGCTGGACCTGCTCACGACCCCCTACGCCTTCGACACCGACCAGGCCCGGGCCCTGACCGAGGCCGGCGCCGACGTGATCGTCGCGCACATGGGGCTGACGACGAAGGGGAGCATCGGCGCGAAGACCGCGCGGTCGCTCGACGACTGCGTGCGCGAGGTCGAGGCGATCGTCGCCGCGTCGCGGTCGGTCCGCCCCGACGTCTTCGTCCTCTGCCACGGCGGCCCGATCGCCATGCCCGACGACGCCCGCTACGTCCTCGACCGCGTCGCCGGCCTCGACGGCTTCTACGGCGCCAGTTCGATGGAACGACTCCCGACCGAAGAGGCCGTCGCGCGGCAGACCCGCGATTTCATGAGCCTGCGGCTGCGCCGCGACCGGGAGACGGCGTGA
- a CDS encoding ATP-binding response regulator, protein MESEATILVVDPVDSERTALRQVLSRGGYTVHEAVGTCNAVADATRVRPHLIVLGLSLSQADETALCRSIRAEAALSGTPVLIMSAAHADAVVLAGLEAGADDYVVFDSAPELILARVRRLIQDRKMAGLAMLDRQLVQIGRLLAGIVHEIRGPLSVIRGSAELLRLSLQERPDDLQWIDSILRGSSLLQLRLEHLMGAVRTGPIQMQPIDVSSLLTETVDLFVRGLPPNHRQVTVKAECASSYQIQGDAGRLMQVLFDLLTNAHQAIVGTGKEGAILLKTRHVHEDDRDWVRLDVLDDGPGVPGVYLQRIFEPFFTTREGGSGYGLYLASEIVRDLGGRLEACNNPGGGACFSVLLPLDLDDESDRRRV, encoded by the coding sequence GTGGAGTCCGAGGCCACAATCCTGGTCGTCGACCCCGTCGACTCCGAACGGACGGCCCTGCGCCAGGTCCTTTCGCGGGGCGGTTACACGGTCCACGAGGCCGTGGGGACGTGCAACGCCGTCGCCGACGCGACGCGGGTCCGACCCCACCTGATCGTCCTGGGCCTGAGCCTCTCGCAGGCCGACGAGACCGCGCTCTGCCGGTCGATCCGGGCCGAGGCCGCCCTGTCCGGCACGCCCGTCCTCATCATGAGCGCGGCGCACGCCGACGCGGTGGTGCTGGCGGGCCTGGAGGCCGGGGCCGACGACTACGTCGTGTTCGACTCCGCGCCCGAGCTGATCCTGGCCCGAGTCCGGCGGCTCATCCAGGATCGCAAGATGGCCGGGCTGGCGATGCTCGACCGCCAGCTCGTGCAGATCGGCCGCCTGCTCGCGGGCATCGTGCACGAGATCCGCGGCCCCCTCTCGGTCATCCGCGGCAGCGCCGAGCTGCTGCGGCTCAGCCTTCAGGAGCGCCCCGACGACCTGCAATGGATCGATTCGATCCTCCGCGGCTCCAGCCTGCTGCAGCTCAGGCTCGAACACCTGATGGGCGCGGTGCGAACCGGCCCGATCCAGATGCAGCCGATCGACGTCTCCTCGCTGCTGACCGAGACCGTCGACCTGTTCGTCCGCGGCCTGCCGCCGAACCACCGTCAGGTGACCGTCAAGGCCGAATGCGCATCGTCCTACCAGATCCAGGGCGACGCCGGCCGACTGATGCAGGTCCTCTTCGACCTGCTGACCAACGCCCACCAGGCGATCGTCGGCACGGGCAAGGAAGGCGCGATCCTTCTGAAGACCCGGCACGTCCACGAGGACGACCGCGACTGGGTCAGGCTCGACGTCCTCGACGACGGCCCCGGCGTGCCGGGCGTCTACCTCCAGCGCATCTTCGAGCCTTTCTTCACCACCCGCGAGGGGGGCAGCGGATACGGCCTCTACCTCGCCTCCGAGATCGTCCGCGACCTTGGAGGGCGTCTGGAGGCCTGCAACAATCCCGGCGGCGGCGCCTGCTTCTCGGTCCTCCTGCCTCTCGACCTCGACGACGAGTCGGACCGCCGACGGGTCTGA
- the nadA gene encoding quinolinate synthase NadA, giving the protein MSATTTAVAAESLPFEEFRNAPDADLNARIEAVRRELGPSLLILGHHYQQDEVIRFADLRGDSLKLSQLAAASTDCRSIVFCGVHFMAETADILSRDEVAVYLPDMTAGCSMADMADLDSVEAAWADLAEVIDVEDVTPVTYINSTAELKAFCGRHGGIVCTSSNARQVLDWAFARRKRALFFPDQHLGRNTARAMGIPLDQMTVWDPRRELGGNSPKAVEQSRVILWRGHCSVHQMFKPAHVAQFRERDPEVRVLVHPECSMEVVDAADVVGSTEFILKTIEQAPAGSSWAVGTELHLVNRLAAAHPDKKVQFLSPMVCMCSTMYRIDLPHLAWCLENLSRGTPANRVSVPEDVKRWGRESLRRMLELK; this is encoded by the coding sequence ATGAGCGCCACCACCACCGCGGTCGCCGCCGAGAGCCTCCCGTTCGAGGAGTTCCGCAACGCCCCCGACGCCGACCTGAACGCGCGGATCGAGGCGGTCCGGCGCGAACTCGGCCCGTCGCTGCTGATCCTCGGCCATCATTACCAGCAGGACGAGGTGATCCGCTTCGCGGACCTCCGCGGCGACAGCCTCAAGCTCAGCCAGCTCGCCGCGGCCAGCACCGATTGCCGGTCGATCGTGTTCTGCGGCGTCCACTTCATGGCCGAGACCGCCGACATCCTGTCCCGCGACGAGGTCGCGGTCTACCTGCCCGACATGACCGCCGGCTGCAGCATGGCCGACATGGCCGACCTGGACTCCGTCGAGGCGGCCTGGGCCGACCTCGCCGAGGTGATCGACGTCGAGGACGTCACGCCCGTCACCTACATCAACTCGACGGCCGAGCTGAAGGCGTTCTGCGGCCGCCACGGCGGCATCGTCTGCACCAGCTCCAACGCCCGCCAGGTGCTCGACTGGGCCTTCGCCCGGCGGAAACGGGCCCTATTCTTCCCCGACCAGCACCTGGGCCGGAACACGGCGCGTGCGATGGGCATCCCGCTCGACCAGATGACCGTCTGGGACCCGCGTCGCGAGTTGGGCGGCAACTCGCCCAAGGCCGTCGAGCAGAGCCGGGTCATCCTCTGGCGCGGTCATTGCTCGGTCCACCAGATGTTCAAGCCGGCGCACGTGGCGCAGTTCCGCGAGCGGGATCCGGAGGTCCGGGTCCTGGTCCACCCCGAATGCTCGATGGAGGTCGTCGACGCGGCCGACGTCGTCGGGTCCACGGAGTTCATCCTCAAGACGATCGAACAGGCCCCGGCGGGCTCCTCGTGGGCCGTCGGCACGGAGCTGCATCTGGTCAACCGGCTGGCCGCGGCCCATCCCGACAAGAAGGTCCAGTTCCTGTCGCCGATGGTCTGCATGTGCTCCACGATGTACCGGATCGACCTGCCCCACCTGGCCTGGTGCCTGGAGAACCTGTCGCGCGGCACGCCGGCGAACCGCGTGAGCGTCCCCGAAGACGTGAAGCGTTGGGGTCGCGAGTCGCTCCGCCGGATGCTCGAGCTGAAGTGA